The proteins below come from a single Mytilus edulis chromosome 5, xbMytEdul2.2, whole genome shotgun sequence genomic window:
- the LOC139525305 gene encoding uncharacterized protein — protein MGKHRRLNKNKKKYKNIEKFKAVKNKIKLHKKEIKLKIAKQFVLNLSSKTLSQPETLVLAKGLNFVPTTKTATKQIMIDLKKTERNLRLSYFFLENRNIHSKIHPFKEKSKFSVPAFADNPIEKYIFYTKMELSKYVPKTEFNLSLQERNCLKNLKHDENIIIHKADKNNVTVIQNLSDYLEEGEKQLNDNIHYEQIQDINLKNTQKKVYEIIYKMKEENCIDEISFKYIKNEQNYIKTPFAYFLPKIHKLDREVLQNIENENNQIKTINVPGRPIISQCNGPLERLGRYLDYFLLPLVKTQKTYISDTGDLIRNIENCTFDNNVLLVTYDITSLYTNLRFEEITEALQKTLDEHDKIEYSITKPTNNFLIEITKLILSNNEFTFHGKSYRQIIGASMGATASPEICDIAIYNHINSILKNSPIIKE, from the coding sequence ATGGGAAAACATAGAAGActtaataaaaacaagaaaaagtataaaaacattgaaaaattcaaagcagttaaaaataaaataaaactacataaaaaagaaatcaagCTTAAAATTGCAAAACAATTTGTGCTGAACCTATCCTCTAAAACATTATCACAACCAGAAACATTAGTTCTTGCTAAAGGACTAAACTTTGTTCCAACAACAAAAACAGCcacaaaacaaataatgatagatttaaaaaaaacggaAAGAAATTTGAGACTCTCATACTTCTTCCTTGAAAATCGAAATATACACAGTAAAATTCATCCTTTCAAGGAGAAATCAAAATTTTCGGTGCCGGCATTTGCCGACAACcctattgaaaaatatattttctatacCAAAATGGAATTATCTAAATATGTCCCTAAAACTGAATTTAACCTTTCACTACAAGAAAGGAATTGTCTGAAGAATCTAAAACACGATGAAAATATCATCATTCATAAAGCAGATAAAAACAATGTTACAGTCATTCAAAATCTTTCTGACTACCTAGAAGAAGGTGAAAAACAATTGAATGATAACATACATTATGAACAAATCCAAGATATTAATCTTAAAAACACTCAGAAAAAGGTATATGAAATAATCTACAAAATGAAAGAAGAAAACTGTATTGATGAAATATCTTTCAAATAcattaaaaatgaacaaaattatataaaaacaccTTTTGCATACTTCCTCCCTAAAATTCACAAACTAGACCGTGAagttttacaaaacattgaaaacgagaacaatcaaataaaaactataaatgtcCCTGGTAGACCAATAATATCACAGTGTAATGGACCACTTGAAAGGTTAGGGAGATACTTAGATTATTTCTTGCTTCCCTTAgtgaaaacacaaaaaacatacaTATCTGATACAGGTGACTTAATCAGAAATATTGAAAACTGTACATTTGATAATAATGTACTACTTGTTACATATGATATAACATCACTATATACCAATCTCAGATTTGAAGAAATCACAGAAGCATTACAAAAAACGCTTGATGAACATGACAAAATTGAATATTCTATAACAAAACCTACCAACAATTTTTTGATTGAAATAACAAAACTCATCCTTTCCAATAATGAATTTACCTTTCATGGAAAGTCATATCGCCAAATCATTGGAGCATCAATGGGAGCAACAGCTTCCCCTGAAATATGTGACATTGCTATTTACAATCACATAAACTCAATCCTTAAAAACTCTCCAATCATAAAAGAATGA